Below is a window of Frigoribacterium sp. SL97 DNA.
CGGCGTCGGCGAGGGCCTGCTTGCCCGCCTCGACGGCGTCGGTGAACTCCTTCTTCACCTCGGCCGCCTTCTCCTCGGTGCCGGTCGCCTTGGCGATGAGGTCGAGGTTGTCCATGCTGTGCTCGATCTGGCGCGAGGCGTCGGCCGAGGTGATCTGCAGCACGGGAGCGATCTCCTTCAGCTGCTCGACGGCGTCGGCGCTCAGGCCGTCGGTCGCGACGATCAGGTCGGGTGCGAGCGACGCGACGGTGTCGAGGCTCGGCTCGCCGCGGGTGCCGATGTCGGTCGGCTCGTTGGTGAGCGGCACGGCGGCGTCCCACTCGTTGTACCCCTTCACGTCGGCGACGCCCACGGGTTCGACGCCGAGGGCGACGAGGTCCTCGACGACGTTCCACTCGGTGCCGACGACCTTCGTCGCGGGACCGTCGAGGGTGATCTCGGCCCCCGTGCCGTCGGTCAGGGTGATCTGCTCGCCGCTGCCCGAGGTCGAGCCGGCGTCGGCCGACTCGGTGGTGCCGCAGCCGGCGAGGGTCAGGGCCGCGGCCGCGGCGACGGCGGTGACCGTCAGCAGTCGGCGGGCGGGGCGGCGGGCGGGGCCGCCGGTGGTCGGGGTGTGGCGGGGCGTCGTCATCAGGCGCTGGGTCACGGGTGGTGTCTCTCTCATCGGACGGGCGTCTCGGCCCGGGTGTGGTGTTGGCCGATCGCGCGGGTGCGCAGGTGGCCGGTGGTGGGGTCGGTGTCGACGTCGATGCGGATGCCCCAGACGTCGGTCAGGAGGCGCGGTGTCAGCACGTCCCCGGGGTCGCCCTCGGCGACGATGCGGCCTTCGCTCAGCACGACGATGCGGTCGGCGAGCGCGGCGGCCTGGTCGAGGTCGTGCAGCACGACTCCGACCGCGATGCGGCCCGAGTCGGCCAGGTCGCGCACGAGGTCGAGCAGCTCGACCTGGTAGCGCAGGTCGAGGTAGGTGGTGGGCTCGTCGAGCAGCAGCACCCCGGTGTCCTGCGCGAGGCAGCTGGCCAACCAGACGCGCTGCAGCTGACCGCCCGAGAGCTGGTCGACGCCGCGGTCGGCGAGGTCGGCCACGCCGGTGAGCCCGAGCGCCCGGTCGACGGCGGCGGGGCCGTCGGGGTCGGAGCGCCCCCAGCGGCCGCGGTGCGGGTAGCGGCCGAACTCGACGACGTCGCGCACGCTGAGGCCACCGGGGGTCGGGCGCCCCTGCGTCAGCAGCGCCACGCGCCGCGCGAACTGCCGCAGCGACAGCTCGAACCCGTCGACCGTCTCGTCACCCGGGCCCGCGTCCTCGCTCGCGCTCGGGCGGTCGAGTGGTCGCGAATCGTCCTTCCCCGGGGCGCGAACGACGTTCTCGGACCACTCGACCCCCGCAGGAGGCGCGGCGAGGGTCAGCGAGCCCGTGCGCGGCTTCTGCAGCCGGGCGAGGGTGCGCAGCAACGTCGACTTGCCGCTGCCGTTCGGGCCGACGAGGGCGGTGACGCAGCCGGGGCGCAGCTCGAGGCGGGCTCCGCGGACGACGTCGACGCCGTCGTAGGCGACCGAGACGTCGTCGGCACGGAGGGTGGCCGAGGCGGGTGCGGTGGCCGCGAGGGGCAGGTCGGTGGTCACGCGCTTAGGTTAGCCTAACCTCACCCCGGTGCCGCAACCCGACCTCTCGACGTCGAGCCGACCCGCGCCTCCGGGGCGTCGGCGAGACTGGACCGATGACCTCCCGGACGACGAAGACGACGACCCTCCTGACGGCCACCGCGCTGGGCCTGGGCCTGGCGCTGACCGCCTGCTCGACGCCCGGGGCGTCGGCACCCGCCCCGAGCCCGACCGCGACCCCGGTCCCCCTGCCCAGCCCGATCGCCGCGCCCGACCTCGCGACCCCCGAGGTCGAGGCCGCGCTGACCGACCTCGAGACGCGGTACGACGCGCGCGTCGGCCTCTCCGTGCTCGACAGCGGCTCGGGCGCGACCCTCGACCACCGGGCCGACGAACGCTTCGGGTACGCGTCGAGCCTCAAGGCGTTCGCCGTGGCGGCCCTGCTCGACGCGACCGACGACGCCGACCTCGACCGCGTCGCCACCTGGACCCAGGCCGAGGTCGACGCCGCGGGGTACTCGCCGCTGACCAGCGAGCACGTCGCCGACGGGCTCCCGCTGCGCCAGCTCGCCGAGGCGGCCGTCCGGCAGAGCGACAACACGGCGCTGAACCTCGTGCTGACCGAGCTCGGCGGCCCGGCCGGGCTCGACGCCGCCCTCGCGGCGCAGGGCGACGACGTGACCGACGTCGTCCACGGCGAGCCCGAGCTCAACCGGCTCACCCCGGGCAGCACGGCCGACACGACCACGCCCGCCGCCTTCACCGCCACCCTCGCCCGCATCACCGACGGCGACTGGCTCGCCGCCGACGACCGCGCCACCCTGCTCGAGTGGATGTCGGGCAACGCGACCGGCGACACCCTGATCCGGGCCGGCGCTCCCGACGGCTGGCAGGTCGCCGACAAGTCAGGAGGCGCGGGCGGCATCCGCAACGACGTCGCGATCGTGGTCCCCCCGTCGGGCGACCCCGTGGTGATCTCGGTGCCCACCACGCGCAACGACCCGGCCGCGACCTACGACGACGCCCTCGTCGCCGCCGTGGCCGAGGTCGCCCTCTCGGCCGTCGCCGCCGCCCGCTGACCCGGCCGACCCCGCCCGCCCCCTCGACCCCCGCCCCCGTCGGCACGCCCACCCCGCCACCACCTGTTCGCCCCTCGTTCACGCGGCCTCCCCCGGGACGTCGTCGCGCCTCCTTAGCGTGCCCAGCGGGCCGTCCGGTCCCCCGTCGCCGTCCCCGGCGAACCCCGGCCCCGCACCCGAAGGACTCCACCGCATGATCGACAAGCGCCTGCTCGTCTCGGCCGCCACCCTCGGCATCGCCGCCCTCGCCCTGACCGGCTGCTCGGCGAGCGCCGACGCCGACAGCTCGGGAGGCGCGGCGAACGGCACCGACGCCGCCACCGCCACCAGCGCAGAGGACTTCGGCGGCATGGACGCCCTGGTCGAGGCCGCACAGGCCGAGGGCGAGCTCAACGTGATCGCCCTGCCCGACACCTGGGCGAACTACGGCAAGATCATCGACGGGTTCGAGGAGAAGTACGACATCACCGTCAACTCGGACAGCCCCGACGTCTCGAGCGCCGAGGAGATCACCGCCGCCCAGAACCTGAAGGGGCAGGACACCGCCCCCGACGTGTTCGACCTCGGCTCGGCCGTGACGCTCGCCAACCTCGACCAGTTCGCGCCGTACGAGGTGTCGACCTGGGACGACATCGCCGACGACCACAAGGACGCCGACGGCAGATGGGTCTACGACTACACCGGCCTGATGTCGGTCGGTTACGACGCCGACGCCGTGCCGGCCCCCGAGAGCCTCGACGACCTGCTCGGCTCGGACTACGAGGGCAAGGTCGCGATCAACGGCGACCCGACCCAGGCCGGTGCCGCCGCCGCGGCCGTCGAGTGGGCCGCGCTGCAGTCCGGCGGCAGCGCCGACGACGTCAGCACGGGCGTCGACTGGTTCTCGAAGCTCGCCGACGCCGGCAACTTCCTGCCCACCGACCCCACCCCGGCGACGATCGCCTCGGGCGAGACCCCGGTCGTCTTCGACTGGAGCTACAACAACCTGGCCGCCGCGGCCGACGCCGGCGGACGCGACTGGAAGACGGCCGTGCTGCCCGGAACCGCCCTCGGCAGTTACTACAACCAGGCGATCAACGTCGACGCACCGCACCCCGCCGCGGCCCGCCTGTGGCAGGAGTACGTCATGGGCGACGACGCGCAGAACCTGTACCTCGCGGCCGGCGCCTACCCCGTGCGCCTCGCGGCGATGACCGAGGCCGGCACCGTCGACCAGGACGCCCTCGAGAAGGTCGGCGAGCAGCCCTCCGACACCGTCCAGTTCACGGCGGAGCAGACCGAGGCCGCCTCGAAGGTCCTGGCCGACACCTGGGCCACGGCGATCGGCTGATGGTGACGACGTCGACCCGCGCGGCGGACACGACCGCCGACGTGCGGTCGGCGCACGAGGGGGACGGCGGCGGCCTGCCGACCCGCGCCTCCTCGTCCTCCGACGGCGTCGGCCCCTCACGGGGTCGGCGCCGTCCGGCGGCCTGGTGGGGGCTGACCCCGTTCGCCGTCTGGGTGCTCGCCTTCTTGATCGTGCCGTGCCTGCTCGCGCTCGGGACGGGCTTCGTCGACGGCGACGGCGCCCTCACCCTCGACAACCTCGCCGCGCTCGGCGACCCGCTGATCGTCCGGGCCTTCGCCAGTTCGGCCGCCGTCTCGGCCGTCACCGCCGTGGCCGGAGCCGTCGTCGGCGCCGTCGTCTGCTGGGGCCTCACCTCGCTGCGCCCCGACGGAGCCGTCCGCAACGCGATCGACGCCGCGTCGAGCGTGCTCGCCCAGTTCGGCGGCGTCATGCTGGCGTTCGCCTTCATCGCGACGATCGGCATCCAGGGCGTCGTCACGCGGCTGCTGATCGACGTCGCCGGCGTCGACCTCTACGCGGACGGGGTCTGGTTCTACCAGGTGCCCGGGCTGCTGCTGCCCTACCTGTACTTCCAGGTGCCCCTCATGGTGATCACCTTCATGCCCGCCGTCAGCGGCCTCCGCCCGCAGTGGAGCGAGGCCGTGGCCACGCTCGGCGGCACCCGGTGGCAGCACCTCGTCCGCGTGGTCGTCCCGGTGCTCGCCCCGGCGTTCGTCGGCAGCCTGCTGCTGCTCTTCGCCAACGCCTTCTCGTCGTACGCGACCGCGGCCGCCCTGATCAGCCAGGGCGCCCAGATCGTGCCGCTGCAGATCCGCGCCGCACTGATCAGCGAGACGGTGCTCGGCCGCGAGAACGTCGCCGGCGCGCTCGCGCTCGGCATGGTCGTCGTCATGGCCGTGCTGATGACGGGTTACTCGCTGCTGCAGCGCCGCACCGAGCGGTGGCAGCGATGAGCGCCCGGACGACGAGCGCTCCGCGGTCGACGGGCGCTCCGCGGTCGACGGGCGCTCCGCGGTCGACGAGCGCAGGAGGCGCGGGCACGGTGGCGCGCCGCACCGCCCTGGCCGTCGTGGGGGCCCTCTTCGCGGTGCCGATCGCGGCGATGGTCGCGTTCTCGCTGCGCAGCGCCGACGGCACGGGTCACGACCTGAACCACTGGCTGGCGATCGTCGACCCCGAGAACGAGCGGATGTACCGCAACCTCGTCGAGGGGGTCACGAACTCGCTGCTGCTCGCCGTCGTCTCGGCGCTGCTCGTGCTCGTGCTGCTGGTGCCGGCGATGGTGCTCGTGCACCTGCGCCACCCGCGCCTCGTCCGGCCGCTCGAGTTCGTCTGCCTCGTGCCGATCACGGTGCCCGCGATCGTGCTCGTGGTCGGGCTGGCACCGGTCTACTCGGTCGTCTCGCGGGTGGCCGGTTCGGGCGCCTGGACGCTCGCGCTCGCGTACGGCGTCACGGTGCTGCCCTACGCCTACCGAGCGGTGCAGTCCGACCTCGCGGCCACCGACCTCCGCACGCTGACCGAGGCCGCGCGCACGCTCGGCTCGAGCTGGCCGCGCACGATGGCCCTCGTCGTCGTGCCGAGCCTCCGCCGGGGACTGCTCGCGGCGGCGTTCATCACCGTGGCCGTGGTGCTGGGCGAGTTCACCATCGCCTCGCTGCTCAACCGCGTGAACCTGCAGACCGCCCTGGTGCAGGTGTCCCGTTCCGACCCCTACGCGGCCGTCGTCCTCGCCCTGATCTCGTTGGCCTTCGCCTTCGTGCTGCTGCTCGTGATCGGGCGGGTCGGAGCCCTCGGGGCCGCCCGCCCGATCCCCACCCGGAAGGCCCTCTCGTGACCGCCACGCTCCCCCGCCCCTCCGTCACGAGTCCGACCGCCGCCGGTGCGGGCGCGGGCGCCGCCGTCGCGTTCCACGACGTGACGAAGCAGTTCGCCGGCCACCGGGCCCTGACCGGGCTCGACCTCGAGCTGCAGCCCGGCGAGCTCGTCGCCGTGCTCGGCCCCTCGGGCTGCGGCAAGACCACCGCGCTGCGCAGCCTCGCCGGGCTCGAGGACGTCGCGGGCGGCAGCATCACGATCGACGGCCGCGACGTGGTCGGCGTGCCGACGCACCGCCGCGACGTCGGCATGGTCTTCCAGGCGTACTCGCTGTTCCCGCACCTGACCGTGCGGCAGAACGTGGAGTTCGGGCTGCGGATGCGTCGGGTCGACAAGGCCGCCCGCGCCACCCGGGCGGGCGAGATGCTCGACCTGGTCGGGCTCGGCGACCTCGGCGAGCGCTACGCCCACCAGCTCTCTGGCGGCCAGCAGCAGCGCGTCGCGCTGGCCCGGGCGCTGGTCACGCGACCCCGCGTGCTGCTGCTCGACGAGCCGCTCAGCGCCCTCGACGCCAAGGTGCGGGTGCAGCTGCGGGACGAGATCCGGCGCATCCAGCGCGAGCTGTCGATCACCACGCTCTTCGTCACCCACGACCAGGAGGAGGCCCTCGCCGTCGCCGACCGCGTCGCCGTCATGCGCGCCGGGTCGATCGAGCAGGTGGGCACGCCCGAAGAGCTCTACTCGGCCCCCGCGACGGCGTTCGTGGCCGAGTTCGTCGGGACGAGCAACCGGGTCTCCGGCGAGGTCATCGGCGGGCTCGTGCGGCTGGCGGGCTGCCCCGAGGTGCCGGTCGTGGGGACGCCGGCCGAGGGACCGGTCTGGGCGTACGTGCGTCCAGAGGACGTGTCGTTCGTCGCGCAGGGCGGGCTCGCGGGCGTCGTCGAGTCGGTGTCGTTCCTGGGGGCCGTGTGCCGCACCCGCGTGCGCGTGGACCGCGAGACGCTGCTCGTGCTGGACCACCGGGCCGACGAACGGCGCGAGCCGGGGTCGTCGGTGCGCGTCTCGTTCACGCCCGCCCGCGTGGCCGTGACGAGCCGCGCCTCCTGACCCACCCGACGGCACCGGGTCTCCCGGGCGACGGAGGCGGCCCGCACGGTCCCGCCGTTAGCCTCGGGGCATGCCCCCGGTGACCGACCCCGACGACGTGCCCCGCGCCTCCTCGGTGTGGCAGGCCGAGATCGTCACGACCCGGCGGCCGCGGCCGCTCGTCGCCGGGCGCTGGCTCGTCTCGGTCGTCGTCGGGTTCTTCCTCGGCTCGGTCGAGGGCGAGTGGCCGGGCTTCGACGTCGTGGTCCGCGAGCGCTCGACCGGTCGCGAGATCCACCGTCTGCCGCCCCAGGGCCTCACCGGCGCCGACGAGTCCAAGGTCGAGATCGAGGCGGACCTCGACCGGCTCACCTGCGACGAGTTCCGCGCCGAGTGGGCGCTCGCTTGACCCACATCTGATACTTCAGACGGAGGCGCACCATCACCGCGGGGGACGACCGGGAGGCGCGGGTCGGCTTGGCTGGGCACATGACCTCCGCTGCGCCCGCCGTCGACTCCCCACCCACCACCGGCACCCGCTGGAGGTTCGTCGACTCGCTGCGCGGCTTCGCGCTGTTCGGCATCCTGCTGGTCAACACGCTCGACATCACCCGCCTCGGCATCGACCTGGCGATCGAGAACGCCGGCCCGGTCGACGACCCGGTGCGCGACCTGCTGTACCTCACGGTGCAGACCCGGTTCGTGCCGATCTTCGTGTTCCTCTTCGGCATGAGCCTCTGGTTCGTGCTCGCCGGTGCCCGGGCGCGCGCTCCCCGGCCCGGACTCGTCATGGTGCGCCGGCTGATCGGGCTCGTCGCGATCGGGGGGCTGCTCATGCTCGTCTACCCCGGCAACGTGCTGCTCGAGTACGGCGTCGTCGGCCTCGTCGTGCTGCCGATCGTCGTCTTCGCCCCACGCTGGGCGACCCTGACCCTCGGTGCCGCGCTGACCGTCGCGGCCTACGCCCTGACCGGTGGCGGCCTCGCCTCGACCCCCGGCCTCATGCTGCTCGGTGCCGGCGCCGCCGCGTACGGGCTGCCCCGGGTGCTCGAGTCCGCCGGGCGCGGCGTCGGCCTGGTCTTCGCCGCGGCCGCGGTGCTCACGGTGCCGGCCCTGCTCTGGCAGGCCACGACCCCGGGCGACCCGCGCTTCTCGACGCCAGGCGGCATCGCCGGGCTGGTCATGGCCGTCGCCTACGCCACCGCCCTCGCCCTGCTCTGGCGCACCCCCGCCCGCCGCGTCGTCGCCGCCGTGTTCGAGCCGCTGGGCCGCATGGCACTGACCAACTACGTCGTCGCGGCGATCGTCGTGGCAGGTCTCGCCCTCGTGATCGACTTCGGGCACCTGACGAGCGTCGTCCCGGGGCTGGCGATGAGCGTCGCCCTGATCGCCGTGCAGTCCGTGCTGAGCCGCCTCTGGCTCGCCCGGTTCGTCTACGGCCCGGTCGAGTGGGCCTGGCGGGGCGTCACCTGGTGGCGGCCGGCCGCGCTGGTGCGCCGGGCGTCCTGACCGACGGGAGCCGCGCCTCCTCGGGTCGGCGGCGGTCCCGGCCGATCGGAGCCGCGCCTCCCCGGGTCAGCGACGGTTCCAGGAGGCCCGCACGACGGTGTCGAGGGCGCTCGAGAGGTCGGTGCACCAGAGGCGGCGACCGGGGGTCGCGGCGAGGGTGAGTTCGTAGCCCGCCTCGGTCTGGGCGACCGATCCGATGACCACCGGGGCTCCGCGCTCCGACCGCCGCACGTCGACGATGCGCCAGCGGCCACGGCCGATCACGTCGAGCCTCAGGTCGAGGGCACTGGCGAGCGGGCCCCGTCCCGGCCAGGCCGTGCCCGACCGGCGTCCCCCACCGTCGTTCAGCATGGTCGCCCCTTCTCGCGGGCCGCCCCGATGCGACCCGACGAGGTGCACGTTAGACACGCGACCTGACAACGGGAGGGGTTGACTCCGAGGGCCCGGCGTGATCCTTGTACCCCACCCCGGGCCCCCGTTGCCTCCTGCAGGCCCGGACGCACGGGCCCCGGCCTGTCAGGGTGGGACGATGCCGTCCCCCATCCCGTCGTCCGACGCCGCGTCCCTGGAGGCCCTGCGCGCCTCCGTCCTCCCGACCCGAGGAGGCGCGGTGGACGACAGCATCCCCCAGCTAGCCGAGGCCGACCCCGAGCTTTTCGGGGTCGCCGTGGTGCGGTCCACCGGCGAGGTGGTCGCGTCCGGCGCCTCGGGCCACGCGTTCTCGATCCAGTCGGCGGTGAAGCCGTTCCTCTTCGCGCTCGCCCTCGCCGACACCGGCGGAGCGGCCCTCGACGCGGTCGGCATCGAGCCGACCGGCGAGGCGTTCGACGCGATCAAGCTCGAGGGCGGCACCGGCCGACCGCCGAACCCGATGGTCAACGCCGGAGCCCTGCTCACGGCCGCCCTGGTCGACGGCGACACCTGCGACGCCCGCACGACGCGCATCCTGGCGGGCCTCGGGGCCTTCGCGGGGCGCGAGCTCGACTACGACCGCGAGGTCAGCGAGTCCGAGCAGCTGCACGGCGACCGCAACCACGCGCTGGCCCACCTGATGCGATCCGAGGGCAGCCTCGAGCACACGGCCGACGACGCGGTCGCGCTCTACGCTCGGGCCTGCTCGGTGCTGGTCGACACCGAGGCCCTGGCCGTGATGGGCGCGACGCTCGCGTTCGGCGGCCGCAACCCGGTGACGGGTGAGCAGGTCGTCGACGCTCGCGTCGCCCGCGACGTGGTGTCGGTCATGGCGACCTGTGGCGTCTACGACGGATCGGGCCGCTGGATGCGCGGCATCGGGGTGCCGGCGAAGTCGAGCGTGTCGGGGGCGATCGTCCTGTCGGCGCCGAACCGGCTCGGGGCGGCGGTGTTCAGCCCGCCCATCGACGAGCAGGGGACGAGCGTCCGCGGTGCCGAGTGGAGCCGCCGACTGAGCGAGGAGCACGGGCTGCACTCGTTCGGCTTCGGCGGCTGACACGGACGAGGCCCCCGGTGGGCGTCCTGCGAACAGGAGCCGACCGGGGGCCTCGTCGGGTGGAGCCGGGGCTCAGGCCTGGACGTCTCCGCGCCAGGCGCCGTCGACGTTGCCCTCGCGCTCGATGAACTCCTTGAAGTTCTTGAGGTCCTTCTTGATGGCGTGGTTGTCGGCGCCGAGCGTGTTGCCGACCTTCTCGAGGAAGCCCTCGGGGGTCCAGTCGATCTGCACCGTGAGGCGCGTCACGTCGTCGCTCAGCTTGTGGAACGTGATGACGCCGGCGTGGTCGACCTCGCCGCCCGTGCTGTTCCAGGCGACGCGCTCGTCGGGGTGCTGCTCGGTGATCTCGGCCTCGAAGGTCTTCTCGACCGGTCCGACCTTCACCTTCCACACCGTGAGGGTGGGGGTGGTCTGGGTGATGGACTCGACCTCGTCGAGGAACTTCGGGAACGACTCGAACTGGGTCCACTGGTTGTAGGCGACGCTGACGGGGACGTTGACGTCGATGGTCTCGATGGCCTGTGCCATGGTGCACTCCTTGCTGACGGTGTTCAGAATTGTCGGGCGACGCCGTGTCGGCGTCGTGCCCTGCCGTGAACGGTAGGAGGCGCGGGTCGGCTTCGCCCACGTGCGGAGGCAACGGTCAGGTGCCGGGTGACACGGCCGACCGGGGCACCGCACGGTACTCGCGTGCCGGCCCGATGTGTGCACGCCCGCGACCGACGACGGGGCGGTCGAGCGCCGGCGTCCCCGGAACGACGACCACCCCGCCACGACGGATCGTGACGGGGTGGTGGGGCCGACGGCGTGGCCGGGGTCGACGGCCAGACCGCCTGAGGGGTCAGCTCGTCGTGTCGCGGGCGGGTGAGGCGTCGATCGCGTCGACGGTCTCGTGCGCCTGGCCGGAGACGACCTCGATCTTGCGCGGCTTCGCCCTCTCGCTGACCGGGATGACCAGCGACAGCACGCCGTTGTCGTAGTGGGCCGTGATGCGGCTCGAGTCGATGCCCTCGCCCACGCTGAACTGGCGGAGGTACGAGCCGTGCGGCCGCTCCTGCGCGAGCCACTTGACGCCGTCACGGGTGTCGGGCGTGCGGTTGGCCCGGATGGTCAGCAGCTGACCGTCGACGTCGACGTCGACCGACCCCGGATCGATGCCCGGCATGTCGGCGTTGAGCACGTAGCGGTCGCCGTCGCGGTAGAGGTCGACCGGCATGACCCTGGGCCCCTGTCGCATGCCCGTGAGAGCCCCGGTGAGGCGGTCGAGCTCGGTGAAAGGATCGAAAGACATGGCCATGATGAAGAGTCCCCTTTCGGTTGATCGGTGTGACCCGGGACCCCGTGGCCCCGGCTCGTTGACGACACGAATGTACCTCTGACCAGCGTTTCGTACCTCAAACCCAGCTTGAACGCCGCCGAGAGATCACTGAGGACGCTGTGCCTGCCGTCGGGCGGCCAGCTCGGCATCGATCTCTTCGATGCGGGCCAGGTTGCCCAGCAACCGGAGGAAGTCGGCTGCGGCTGCCTCGACGTGGTCGTAGGTGCGGATGCTCTGTTCGTCGACGAGGCCTCGCTCGTCGAGGAAGTAGGTGCTCCACACCTCGTCCCGTCGAGCGAGGACGAGCGCGAAGGGCTTCTGTGTCGAGGCGTCCCCGATGACGGCATTCAGGTGGCCGAGTCCGCCGGCGTCGACCTGGGTTCGGAGGGCGGCCAGGGTGCGCGCGACCATCGTCATGACGGTTCTCCTGCTCGTCGGCGTCGGTCTCGGAGTTCGTCCCGGATCTCGAGCTTGCGATGCTGGGACCTCAGACGGTCGAGGAAGTCGGCCACGGCCGAGACCTCGTCGGGGAACGTATGCAGGCTCCGTTCCTCCACGGCAGCTCGTTCGTCGACGTGGAAGGTGCTCCACACACCGTCACGTCGCGCCACGGCGAAACTGTCCGGGCGCCTGAGGTACACGT
It encodes the following:
- a CDS encoding ABC transporter substrate-binding protein; its protein translation is MTQRLMTTPRHTPTTGGPARRPARRLLTVTAVAAAAALTLAGCGTTESADAGSTSGSGEQITLTDGTGAEITLDGPATKVVGTEWNVVEDLVALGVEPVGVADVKGYNEWDAAVPLTNEPTDIGTRGEPSLDTVASLAPDLIVATDGLSADAVEQLKEIAPVLQITSADASRQIEHSMDNLDLIAKATGTEEKAAEVKKEFTDAVEAGKQALADAGLAGQPFAFADAYVDAGQVSIRPYAKGSLVSDVTEELGLTNAWTVEGDEAYGLATTDVEGLTQLPADVQFLYIDNTAAGADDPFAVSLASNAVWTSLPFVQSGDVHRLDDGIWMFGGPAAMTAYVDSLVSTLTK
- a CDS encoding ABC transporter ATP-binding protein; the encoded protein is MTTDLPLAATAPASATLRADDVSVAYDGVDVVRGARLELRPGCVTALVGPNGSGKSTLLRTLARLQKPRTGSLTLAAPPAGVEWSENVVRAPGKDDSRPLDRPSASEDAGPGDETVDGFELSLRQFARRVALLTQGRPTPGGLSVRDVVEFGRYPHRGRWGRSDPDGPAAVDRALGLTGVADLADRGVDQLSGGQLQRVWLASCLAQDTGVLLLDEPTTYLDLRYQVELLDLVRDLADSGRIAVGVVLHDLDQAAALADRIVVLSEGRIVAEGDPGDVLTPRLLTDVWGIRIDVDTDPTTGHLRTRAIGQHHTRAETPVR
- the bla gene encoding class A beta-lactamase — its product is MTSRTTKTTTLLTATALGLGLALTACSTPGASAPAPSPTATPVPLPSPIAAPDLATPEVEAALTDLETRYDARVGLSVLDSGSGATLDHRADERFGYASSLKAFAVAALLDATDDADLDRVATWTQAEVDAAGYSPLTSEHVADGLPLRQLAEAAVRQSDNTALNLVLTELGGPAGLDAALAAQGDDVTDVVHGEPELNRLTPGSTADTTTPAAFTATLARITDGDWLAADDRATLLEWMSGNATGDTLIRAGAPDGWQVADKSGGAGGIRNDVAIVVPPSGDPVVISVPTTRNDPAATYDDALVAAVAEVALSAVAAAR
- a CDS encoding ABC transporter substrate-binding protein, translated to MIDKRLLVSAATLGIAALALTGCSASADADSSGGAANGTDAATATSAEDFGGMDALVEAAQAEGELNVIALPDTWANYGKIIDGFEEKYDITVNSDSPDVSSAEEITAAQNLKGQDTAPDVFDLGSAVTLANLDQFAPYEVSTWDDIADDHKDADGRWVYDYTGLMSVGYDADAVPAPESLDDLLGSDYEGKVAINGDPTQAGAAAAAVEWAALQSGGSADDVSTGVDWFSKLADAGNFLPTDPTPATIASGETPVVFDWSYNNLAAAADAGGRDWKTAVLPGTALGSYYNQAINVDAPHPAAARLWQEYVMGDDAQNLYLAAGAYPVRLAAMTEAGTVDQDALEKVGEQPSDTVQFTAEQTEAASKVLADTWATAIG
- a CDS encoding ABC transporter permease; protein product: MVTTSTRAADTTADVRSAHEGDGGGLPTRASSSSDGVGPSRGRRRPAAWWGLTPFAVWVLAFLIVPCLLALGTGFVDGDGALTLDNLAALGDPLIVRAFASSAAVSAVTAVAGAVVGAVVCWGLTSLRPDGAVRNAIDAASSVLAQFGGVMLAFAFIATIGIQGVVTRLLIDVAGVDLYADGVWFYQVPGLLLPYLYFQVPLMVITFMPAVSGLRPQWSEAVATLGGTRWQHLVRVVVPVLAPAFVGSLLLLFANAFSSYATAAALISQGAQIVPLQIRAALISETVLGRENVAGALALGMVVVMAVLMTGYSLLQRRTERWQR
- a CDS encoding ABC transporter permease subunit, coding for MSARTTSAPRSTGAPRSTGAPRSTSAGGAGTVARRTALAVVGALFAVPIAAMVAFSLRSADGTGHDLNHWLAIVDPENERMYRNLVEGVTNSLLLAVVSALLVLVLLVPAMVLVHLRHPRLVRPLEFVCLVPITVPAIVLVVGLAPVYSVVSRVAGSGAWTLALAYGVTVLPYAYRAVQSDLAATDLRTLTEAARTLGSSWPRTMALVVVPSLRRGLLAAAFITVAVVLGEFTIASLLNRVNLQTALVQVSRSDPYAAVVLALISLAFAFVLLLVIGRVGALGAARPIPTRKALS
- a CDS encoding ABC transporter ATP-binding protein, which encodes MTATLPRPSVTSPTAAGAGAGAAVAFHDVTKQFAGHRALTGLDLELQPGELVAVLGPSGCGKTTALRSLAGLEDVAGGSITIDGRDVVGVPTHRRDVGMVFQAYSLFPHLTVRQNVEFGLRMRRVDKAARATRAGEMLDLVGLGDLGERYAHQLSGGQQQRVALARALVTRPRVLLLDEPLSALDAKVRVQLRDEIRRIQRELSITTLFVTHDQEEALAVADRVAVMRAGSIEQVGTPEELYSAPATAFVAEFVGTSNRVSGEVIGGLVRLAGCPEVPVVGTPAEGPVWAYVRPEDVSFVAQGGLAGVVESVSFLGAVCRTRVRVDRETLLVLDHRADERREPGSSVRVSFTPARVAVTSRAS
- a CDS encoding DUF418 domain-containing protein, whose translation is MTSAAPAVDSPPTTGTRWRFVDSLRGFALFGILLVNTLDITRLGIDLAIENAGPVDDPVRDLLYLTVQTRFVPIFVFLFGMSLWFVLAGARARAPRPGLVMVRRLIGLVAIGGLLMLVYPGNVLLEYGVVGLVVLPIVVFAPRWATLTLGAALTVAAYALTGGGLASTPGLMLLGAGAAAYGLPRVLESAGRGVGLVFAAAAVLTVPALLWQATTPGDPRFSTPGGIAGLVMAVAYATALALLWRTPARRVVAAVFEPLGRMALTNYVVAAIVVAGLALVIDFGHLTSVVPGLAMSVALIAVQSVLSRLWLARFVYGPVEWAWRGVTWWRPAALVRRAS
- the glsA gene encoding glutaminase A, with protein sequence MPSPIPSSDAASLEALRASVLPTRGGAVDDSIPQLAEADPELFGVAVVRSTGEVVASGASGHAFSIQSAVKPFLFALALADTGGAALDAVGIEPTGEAFDAIKLEGGTGRPPNPMVNAGALLTAALVDGDTCDARTTRILAGLGAFAGRELDYDREVSESEQLHGDRNHALAHLMRSEGSLEHTADDAVALYARACSVLVDTEALAVMGATLAFGGRNPVTGEQVVDARVARDVVSVMATCGVYDGSGRWMRGIGVPAKSSVSGAIVLSAPNRLGAAVFSPPIDEQGTSVRGAEWSRRLSEEHGLHSFGFGG
- a CDS encoding SRPBCC family protein, giving the protein MAQAIETIDVNVPVSVAYNQWTQFESFPKFLDEVESITQTTPTLTVWKVKVGPVEKTFEAEITEQHPDERVAWNSTGGEVDHAGVITFHKLSDDVTRLTVQIDWTPEGFLEKVGNTLGADNHAIKKDLKNFKEFIEREGNVDGAWRGDVQA
- a CDS encoding Hsp20/alpha crystallin family protein, translated to MAMSFDPFTELDRLTGALTGMRQGPRVMPVDLYRDGDRYVLNADMPGIDPGSVDVDVDGQLLTIRANRTPDTRDGVKWLAQERPHGSYLRQFSVGEGIDSSRITAHYDNGVLSLVIPVSERAKPRKIEVVSGQAHETVDAIDASPARDTTS